A single genomic interval of Granulicella tundricola MP5ACTX9 harbors:
- a CDS encoding double zinc ribbon domain-containing protein, whose translation MTTPWSRNKSGEIDRQTQDDNELRMIPWWSVLLAIVAFAAMQFLFHGVLPHHKHEMLPMRLLMGYTYGTLVASYVLLVGYVSRDVKRRNMPAALWMLIVIMMPGGIGAVVYFLLRQPMLSRCPHCSTEIASTTHFCPQCQFQMAPVCGQCFRGVEITDVYCKQCGHDLEEDNVPARLRAFRD comes from the coding sequence GTGACCACTCCATGGAGCCGAAACAAGAGTGGCGAAATCGATCGCCAGACCCAGGATGATAACGAACTGCGGATGATTCCGTGGTGGTCTGTTTTGCTCGCGATTGTGGCCTTTGCTGCCATGCAGTTTCTGTTCCATGGAGTGTTGCCGCACCATAAGCATGAGATGCTGCCCATGCGGCTTCTCATGGGCTATACCTACGGCACTCTGGTAGCTAGCTACGTTTTGCTTGTTGGCTATGTCAGCCGTGACGTGAAGCGCCGCAACATGCCGGCCGCACTGTGGATGTTGATCGTCATCATGATGCCGGGTGGGATCGGCGCGGTGGTCTACTTTCTGCTGCGTCAGCCCATGCTTTCGCGTTGCCCTCATTGCTCGACTGAGATCGCTTCCACCACCCACTTTTGCCCTCAATGCCAGTTTCAGATGGCTCCAGTGTGCGGTCAGTGCTTCCGTGGCGTTGAGATCACAGATGTTTACTGCAAACAGTGCGGCCACGATCTGGAAGAGGACAATGTTCCGGCGCGGTTGCGGGCGTTTCGCGACTAG
- a CDS encoding O-methyltransferase translates to MGLFKKKLKQEHKVMLQAEKAAGKLLPEYHRATPECPHPERWHMYDSMTAEAEVLEFLRTLITTLKPELVVETGSFLGVSTLWMAEGMRTNGFGKIVSCEFDPLVYKKAKEKIAASGLENFIELRNESSLEMHVSGTIDILFSDSDTDIRAAEVRRFLPQIRSTGLILMHDASSHMKVVRNAAFTLEAEGLVSCIFLPTPRGLVLAQKREGRA, encoded by the coding sequence ATGGGTCTATTCAAAAAGAAGCTGAAGCAGGAGCATAAAGTCATGCTCCAGGCTGAAAAAGCCGCAGGAAAGCTGCTTCCTGAGTACCACCGAGCCACCCCCGAGTGCCCCCACCCGGAGCGCTGGCACATGTACGACTCCATGACCGCGGAAGCCGAAGTCCTCGAATTTCTGCGCACGTTGATCACCACACTCAAACCCGAGCTTGTGGTGGAAACCGGTTCTTTTCTAGGAGTTAGCACCCTCTGGATGGCTGAAGGCATGCGCACCAACGGCTTCGGAAAAATAGTCTCCTGCGAATTCGACCCCCTCGTCTACAAAAAAGCCAAAGAAAAAATAGCCGCCTCCGGCCTCGAAAACTTCATCGAACTCCGCAACGAATCCTCGCTGGAGATGCACGTCTCAGGCACCATCGATATCCTCTTCTCGGACTCCGATACGGACATCCGAGCCGCTGAAGTACGCCGCTTCCTGCCCCAGATTCGCTCCACCGGACTCATCCTCATGCACGACGCCAGCAGCCACATGAAAGTCGTTAGAAATGCAGCATTTACGCTCGAAGCAGAGGGTTTGGTGAGTTGCATCTTCCTCCCCACCCCCCGCGGCCTGGTGCTAGCGCAGAAGCGCGAAGGCCGAGCCTAA
- a CDS encoding STM3941 family protein, whose product MVGKSPGRIYLGSKRGRMERREFFSKKLKLIGWLCVAVAFAAGGFYEVRVGDGPEQAGGWLCLVVCALGGVVLLKELLSSGPKMVLSGEGLFDRSLGTPVIPWQSILEVDISHVKKSGYITVRLADEAQRVANLPIQKRAMAAWNKKLGGDVFNTSISTLDVPPEGVVSEVVKQWHYYAPKR is encoded by the coding sequence ATGGTGGGCAAAAGCCCGGGCCGCATTTATCTTGGCAGCAAGCGAGGGCGCATGGAACGACGTGAGTTTTTCTCGAAGAAGTTGAAGCTGATCGGGTGGCTGTGTGTGGCTGTTGCTTTTGCTGCAGGTGGCTTCTACGAGGTGCGGGTGGGTGACGGACCTGAACAAGCGGGCGGCTGGCTCTGCCTTGTTGTGTGTGCTCTGGGCGGAGTGGTCTTACTCAAGGAACTCCTGAGCTCCGGGCCGAAGATGGTGCTCAGTGGCGAAGGTCTGTTTGACCGCTCGCTGGGTACTCCCGTGATCCCCTGGCAATCCATTCTTGAAGTGGATATCAGTCACGTGAAGAAGTCCGGCTACATCACCGTGCGGCTTGCCGATGAGGCGCAACGGGTGGCGAATCTGCCGATCCAGAAACGTGCCATGGCGGCGTGGAACAAGAAGCTGGGTGGCGATGTCTTCAATACGAGTATCTCGACGCTGGACGTCCCGCCGGAGGGGGTTGTCAGTGAGGTCGTCAAGCAGTGGCACTACTATGCTCCGAAGCGCTGA
- a CDS encoding ROK family protein: MPDSSSIRIGIDLGGTKIEALALDHAGNELGRHRVPTPRDDYKGTLQAMADLVFRLETETGRKATVGAGIPGTISGVTGLVKNANSTWLNGKPLQEDLGQLLSREVRIANDANCLAVSEATDGAAAGKAVVFAVILGTGCGGGVSFQGHVHSGPNGVSGEWGHMPLPWPSVDENPGPSCYCGKHGCMEQWVSGTGVAQDFRNVTGKSLTTREIVAIAEAGSAEALDTMHRFEDRLARGLAQVVHILDPDIIVFGGGLSQYKGFYRTLGERMIPYVFGGEFDTALVPALHGDSSGVRGAAWLWPLTR; the protein is encoded by the coding sequence TTGCCAGACTCATCCTCCATCCGCATAGGCATCGACCTGGGCGGCACCAAGATTGAAGCCCTTGCCCTCGACCACGCCGGCAACGAACTAGGCCGTCACCGCGTCCCCACCCCACGCGACGACTACAAGGGCACCCTCCAGGCCATGGCAGACCTCGTCTTCCGCCTCGAGACCGAAACAGGCCGCAAGGCCACTGTGGGCGCCGGCATCCCCGGCACCATCTCCGGCGTCACCGGCCTCGTCAAAAACGCTAACTCCACCTGGCTCAACGGCAAGCCCCTCCAGGAAGACCTCGGCCAGCTCCTCTCCCGTGAGGTCCGCATCGCCAACGACGCCAACTGCCTAGCCGTCTCCGAGGCAACGGACGGCGCAGCCGCAGGCAAGGCCGTCGTCTTCGCCGTCATCCTCGGCACCGGCTGCGGCGGCGGCGTTTCCTTCCAGGGGCACGTTCACTCCGGCCCCAACGGCGTCTCCGGCGAGTGGGGCCACATGCCCCTGCCCTGGCCCTCCGTAGACGAGAACCCCGGCCCGTCCTGCTACTGCGGCAAGCACGGCTGCATGGAGCAGTGGGTCTCCGGCACAGGCGTCGCCCAGGACTTCCGCAACGTCACCGGCAAGAGTCTCACCACCCGCGAGATCGTCGCTATCGCAGAAGCCGGCAGCGCCGAAGCTCTGGACACCATGCACCGCTTTGAAGACCGCCTCGCCCGAGGCCTCGCCCAGGTCGTCCACATCCTCGACCCCGACATCATCGTCTTCGGCGGCGGCCTCTCCCAGTACAAGGGCTTCTACCGCACCCTCGGCGAGCGCATGATCCCCTACGTCTTCGGTGGCGAGTTCGACACCGCCCTCGTCCCAGCCCTCCACGGAGATTCCAGCGGCGTCCGAGGCGCAGCCTGGCTCTGGCCTTTGACCCGTTAA
- a CDS encoding LytR/AlgR family response regulator transcription factor, which translates to MPLKVVIVDDELLARQELQYLVENAGDVQVLALGSNGIEAVDLIHKHKPDLVFLDVQMPGLDGFGVLKKLLEKKARLPQVVFATAYDQYAVRAFEVNAVDYLLKPFDKSRIERTIAKARERVALVEASIAPDSAEAKLDALLRLVEEASQTPKVQRGKIVLRAQNRLMLVDQKEICFVSIEDGAISVVTPAMEGQSNCRTLEELMEQLDPEAFWRAHRSYVVNIQHIREVVPWFKSSYQLRMDDPKKTEIPVSRNQTKRLRELFNL; encoded by the coding sequence ATGCCTCTGAAAGTTGTAATCGTCGACGATGAGTTGCTGGCCCGCCAGGAACTTCAGTATCTGGTTGAAAATGCTGGAGATGTGCAGGTATTGGCACTTGGCAGCAACGGTATCGAAGCCGTCGATCTCATTCACAAACACAAGCCTGACCTGGTTTTCCTGGACGTGCAAATGCCTGGGCTTGATGGCTTTGGCGTGCTTAAGAAGCTATTGGAGAAGAAAGCTCGCTTGCCGCAGGTTGTTTTTGCGACGGCCTATGACCAATATGCGGTCCGCGCGTTTGAGGTGAATGCGGTTGATTACCTGCTTAAACCCTTTGATAAGAGTCGTATAGAACGCACTATCGCCAAGGCGCGGGAGCGGGTTGCGTTGGTGGAGGCGAGTATCGCTCCCGATAGTGCGGAGGCCAAGCTGGACGCGCTTCTACGGCTGGTGGAGGAGGCTTCCCAGACGCCGAAGGTGCAGCGTGGGAAGATCGTTTTGAGGGCGCAGAACCGGCTTATGTTGGTGGATCAGAAGGAGATATGCTTCGTTTCCATCGAGGACGGAGCCATTTCCGTGGTGACTCCAGCTATGGAGGGACAGTCAAACTGCCGGACGCTGGAGGAGTTGATGGAGCAGCTCGATCCAGAGGCTTTCTGGAGGGCACATCGCTCGTATGTGGTGAATATACAGCACATACGGGAGGTTGTTCCGTGGTTCAAGTCCAGTTATCAGTTGCGCATGGACGACCCTAAAAAGACGGAGATTCCGGTGAGCCGAAATCAGACGAAGAGGCTGCGGGAGTTGTTCAATCTATAG
- a CDS encoding biliverdin-producing heme oxygenase — translation MDVRRLRLETQADHEAVEASFPLMRMGLGRSEYVFCLQRLHGVVAAWEKAATGHVGDAIRPEWLRSVVKQRLRRPMLERDLAHFNVMNVGAGGPVLPEFQSISSLLGAMYVMEGSTLGGQLIGRHVDRVLGLVDGEGSAYFHGHRELTGSMWREFCGVLEAEIPETDGDATVAAAKAMFQMFGAWMQGSKP, via the coding sequence GTGGATGTACGGCGACTCAGGCTTGAGACCCAAGCGGACCATGAAGCAGTCGAGGCGAGTTTTCCGCTGATGCGGATGGGACTGGGCCGCAGCGAGTATGTGTTCTGCCTGCAACGTCTGCACGGGGTGGTGGCGGCGTGGGAGAAAGCAGCAACCGGACATGTTGGCGATGCAATCAGACCAGAGTGGCTGAGGTCTGTGGTGAAGCAGCGTCTGCGTCGTCCGATGCTGGAGCGTGACCTGGCTCACTTCAACGTGATGAATGTAGGTGCCGGAGGACCGGTCCTGCCGGAGTTTCAGAGCATCTCCAGCCTTCTGGGTGCCATGTACGTGATGGAAGGATCGACGCTCGGCGGACAGTTGATCGGCCGGCATGTGGACCGAGTGCTGGGTCTGGTGGATGGCGAAGGCAGCGCTTATTTTCATGGCCACCGGGAGTTGACCGGCTCGATGTGGAGGGAGTTCTGCGGAGTTCTTGAGGCCGAGATTCCGGAGACCGACGGCGATGCGACGGTGGCGGCCGCCAAGGCGATGTTTCAGATGTTCGGGGCCTGGATGCAAGGCAGCAAGCCGTAA